TCGGCCGGCGATCCGGCGCACGGCGGGGGTGTGCGCCGATGACCGTGACGATATCGGACGTCGACGAACGCGTGGAGTTCTCGACATTGCTGGACAGTGTGTTCGACGAGCGGGTGAACGGGCTGATCGAGGAGGCGGATCGGACGGGCACGTTCCCTCGCCAGATCATCGCGGCGTTGGGCGACGCCGAGGTGTTCGCCCGTAAGTGGCAGCGAGGGCACGTCCCCGATCTCCATCTGCTGTTCGCGCTCGCGGAGCGGCTGGGCCGTACCGGGTCGGCGGGCATCTCCGTCGGCGTCAGCCTGCACGATTCGGCGATCGCCATCCTGCGCAGGTTCGCCCGCTCCGACATGCTCGTCGATCTGACCGAGCGGGCGATCCGCGGGGACGCCGTCGTGTGCCTCGGCGCGTCCGAGGCCGGGGGCGGCTCGGATCTCCAGGTCGTGCAGTCCACGGCGACTCCGGTCCCGGGCGGGTATCGGGTCCGGGGTGCCAAGAAGTTCGTCTCCCTGTCGACGGTGGCCGACGTGGTGCTTGTCGTCGTACGGGCGGGTGACACCGCGCGCAGCGCCGGCGAACTCGCTCTGATCGCGTTGGACCGCAACGACGTCGAGGTCGGCCCCGCCTACGAGAAGCTGGGTGCGCACTGTCTGGAGACGGCCCCGATCACGTTCGACGTGGAGGTGCCCGCCGAGGCGTTGGTGGCCCGTGCCGGAACCGGTCTGGCGGCACTGAGCTGGGGTCTGGCACAGGAACGGCTCTCGATCGCCGGACAGGTGGTCGGCGCGTGCGATCTCGCGATGGGAATCACGGTGGCGAGGCTCAAGTCGCGTGAACAGTTCGGTAGCCGGTTGTTCGATCACCAGGCGCTGCGGCTTCGGTTCGCCGACCTGCAGGCGCGGCTGGACGTGTTGCGGTGGGCTCTGCAGGGTCTGGCCGCCTCGGGCCAGGTCCCCAGCATCCGCGCGGCGTCGGGGCTCAAGGTCACCGCCGCGCGTCTCGGGGAGGAGGTCATGTCCGAGTGCCTCCACGTGTTCGCCGGGGCCGGCTATCTGGTCGGTCAGGCACCTGTCGAGAAGTGGTGGCGTGAAATGAAACTGGCGCGGGTCGGCGGCGGGGCCGACGAGGTGTTGTGGGAGCTGGTCGCGACCGGTCTCACCCCTGATTTCGACGGCTACGCACGGACGGTGAGCGAATGACCGCCCTGACGAACGCGTCGGCGGCCGACGAGGCGTCACTCACCGGACTCGACGAGTTCTTTCTCGGCATCGAGAGCGCACGACGACCGACACACTGGGCACTCGTCTTCGAGCTGAGCACGGACGGTGCGGAGATCACGGCCGACGAGCTGACCGAGCGGATTCGCGAGCGAGTCGCCACGTCCGGTCTCTTCCGGCTCGCACTCTCCGGAACCGGTCGCCGGGCCCCTCGCCTGGTCGAGGCGGTCGACTGGGATCCGGCACGGAACGTCGAGATCTGCCGGACGGTCGGTGACGAGGCAGGCGATGCGCTGGTCGAACGGCTGATGTCCGAGCCGTTGCCCAGGGATCGTCCGCTGTGGCGCGTGGTGGCGGTGGAGCAGGAACGTCCACGTCGGCGGCGGATCGTGTTGGCTGTGCACCATTGCATGTCGGACGGGATCGCCGGGGCCGGCTTCGCGCGTCTGCTCGCCGACGGCGACGAGGCCGGATTGGCGCACCTCGACCGGTACGTCGACTCGGACCGGTTCCGCTGGTCCTCCCCGGGCCGGGCCGTCGTCTCCCGGGCTGCCCGTTCCTTCGTCGCGTCCTGGCGGGGCGCGCGGCGCTCGCCCGGGTTGGCTCCCCTCGCATCCGGGCAACGCCGGGTGCGGACGGCGGCGGTGCCGGCCGTCGACTTCCGTGCTTCCGCCGTGGCCAACGGTGCAGGGTCGGCCGACTATCTCCTCGTCCTGGTCGAGGAATCGTTGCGCCGCGCCGCCGAGATCGCCGGGCTCGAGCCGGGGCCCGGCCGGGACGGGGTGCGGGTCCTCACCCCGGCGACGTTGGACCCGAGCCTGCGGCACACCGGGAATGCCGTGTCGATGACGCTGGTCAATCTCACTCTGGCTCCCCGATCCCGCGTGGACGCACTGGGGGAGATCCGGGCGCAGTTGGTCTCGGCCACGGAATCCGGAACCCAGCACGCCATCCCGGCCGTCTCGGCGCTGGGTGCCCACCTGCCGTGGGGTCTGCGCAAGGCCGCGTCACGGCGCACCGTGGCCACGATCAGGCCCGACATCCACGTCGGCCTCAACCCCGCGTACCACTCGATTCGCACGGTGCTCGGGCGCGAGGTCGGGAGTATCCGGCCGGTGTCGCCGCTACTGGGAAATTCGCTGTCGGTCACCAGTGTGCTGACCGGTGCGGAGCTCAGCGTCGGAATCACCTGGGACCCGGTGGCACTCGGCGATTTCGGGGCCGACTTCGCCGCCGCGCTCGTTCACGCCGTGAGCGTGGCGAGCTGACTCGCGGCACCGTCCACCGGGCCGGATGCCATTCCAACGATAGGGATACTCGATGCAGGACAAGAAGTTTCGGCGGCTGATTCTGATCCTCTGGCCGGTGGTATTGGTGGCGCTGGGGATACCCGCCCTGGCGGTGCACGACCGCGTCGGTGAGCCGAACCTGACGGTGAGCGGCAGCGCCTCCGAGCGCGCCGACCAGATCCTCGACGAGAGGTTCCCGGGATCGACTGCCGTCGCGATCCTGCTCGAAGGCCCCGCGGACCAGGTCCGGATACAGGGAACGCGTCTGGCCACCGAGCTCGACGGTGCAGGGTACGGGCCCGTCGTCACGCCGTGGACCGACGACTCGGTGGCCGACGTGCTCGCACCCGAGCCGGGCACCGCGTTGTTGCTCGCCATGACCGGTGGATCCGAAGGCGCCATGAAGGACGCCGACGTGATCGTCGACCGGGTGGACGAGGTGATCGCCGACCCGGTGGCGGCGTCGATCACCGGCGAGGGAGTGGTGGGGAGCGCCCTCGAAGAGGCGGGCGTACGAGAACTCCGCAAGGGCGAACTGTACGCGCTGCCCCTGCTGATCGTGATCCTCCTGCTGGTGTTCCGGTCCCTGCTGGCCGCCGCGATCCCCATCGTGATCGGGGGGTCGGTGCTGATCGCGACGTCGGGCGTACTGAGCGTGCTCGCCGGTGCGGTCTCGCTCGACTCGCTGGCCATCAGTATCGCCTCGATGATGTCGCTGGCACTGGGCGTCGACTACTCGCTGTTGATCGTCTCCCGATTCCGGGAGGAACTCGCGCGCGGGCTGCAGCCGTGGGAGGCGGCCGCGCTTGCCCGGCGTACGGCCGGACGCACCGTCGTCGAGGCCGGCTGCGTTCTGCTCGCCGCGGTGAGTGCCGCGTTGCTCGTGGCTCCCGGCCCCTTCCTGGTGTCCGCGACCGTGGCGGTCGGTGCCGCCGCGGTCATGAGCGTGATCGCCGCGGTGGGAATCGTGCCGGTGCTGCTCGGCTTCGCCGGCCGCCGGATCAACGGGCGGCGTGGCACCCGGACGCAGGAAACGGAGGGCGGCGTCGTGCTGCGCGCCTGCCGCCTCGCGCTGCGACGTCCGGTGCCGGTCGGGTTGCTGGTGCTGCTGGTCCTGATCCCGCTGTCCCTTCCCGCACTCGGAATGCGCACGGGGACACCCGGTGTGGAACTGCTGACGAAGGGCGAGCGTGCGCTCGCGGACTACACCCGTATCTCGGAGGTGATGGGGCCGGGGTGGTCGGCGCCGTTCATCGTGGTGGCGCAGAACCCCGACGGCCCGGTCACGACGCCGGCACTCCTGACCGAGCTCAGTGAACTGGAGGGCGAACTCCGCGAGACCGAGGGGGTCGCGGAGGTGCTGGGAGCCGGGGCGGTGGCCGACCGGCTGCTCTCGGTCGAGTCGCTCGATCCGCCGGCCCTGCTGTCCGCCGCTCGTTCGGCGGGGGTGGACGTGGGCCCGATGATCGCCCAGTCCCCGAACGTCCTGCAGTCCGGGTACCTCGGCCTGGCCGCTCTCGACGGGGCCCGCTCCGATCTGCGTGGACTCGCGGCGACGGTGGTCAACATCGATCTGGGCGGGGACACCGCACGTTTCGTGGTGGTCCCCGATGCACCGGCGGGGAGCCCGGAGGCCGTCCGGCTCTCGGACGAACTACGCTCGGCGGCAGAGAGTCTCGCCGGGTCGACGGGGATGACGGTGGTGGTCGGCGGGTCGGGCCAGCTGGTCGTCGATTTCGGCAAGGAGATCACGAGGTTGGTTCCGCTCCTTCTGCTGGTGTTGTCCGGGGCCTCCTACCTGGTGCTCGTCGTCCTGCTCCGGTCCCTGCTCGTACCCCTGGTGGCAGTGCTGCTCAACGTCCTCACCGTCGGGGCGGCGTTCGGTGTCCTGGCCCTGCTGTACGACGGGACGGTCGGGCCGGAGCAGGTGCCCGTCTACATCGCGGGCACGGCCGTACTGGGGATCATGGGCATCATGTTCGGCCTGTCCATCGACTACCAGGTGTTCATGCTGTCGCGCATTCGTGAAGCGTGGCTCCGCACCGGAGATCCGATCGCGGCGATCAACGGCGGCATCGTGGGTACCGCCCGGGTGATCACCGGCGCAGCGCTGGTGATGATCGCGGTGTTCACGGGCTTCGCGCTCACCACCTTCCCGGTCAACCGGCAGTTGGGAATCGGGCTCGTGGTCGCCGTCCTGGTCGATGCCACTCTGCTCCGGCTGCTGCTGTTGCCCGGCGCCCTGAAGCTGCTCGGTGCCCGGGCGTGGTGGTGGCCGGGCACGCCCCGCCCGCAGGTCCGCACCGAGGTCGAGCCGGAGCGCCAGGAACTGGTGCGCGCGGGAGAGTAGAGGGTAGCGATACGGCAGGACGGTCGAGGTCGACGGCTGCCTGCGGCCGGTCAGGTGTGACGGCGCAGGTAGCCGTCGACGACGGCGTGGAACGCACCGGGCTGCTCGAGCATCGGCAGATGGCCGCAGTGCGGGATGGTTGCGTTCTCCGCCGACGGAATGCGTTCTGCGAGAGCGCGTACCAGCCGGGGAGGCGACACTCTGTCGTGGGCGGTCCCGACGCACAGCACCGGGCACCGGATGCGGTCGAGGCGGTCGAACGGATCCGCGAGGGCGATACTCGCGACCGTGGGCAGTGCCCCGGCCGATCCTGCGCCGGCCAGCAACAGCGACGCGGTCTCCTCGTCGTTGTTCGGTCCGGCCAGATACGGCCAGAGTGCCGCCCGGCGAAGGGTGTCGTGGCGGGCCACGACACGACGCAGGGCGGTGGGCACGGGAACCCCTGCGGTGAGCACCTCGAACAACACCGCGGTGTTCGCCGGGTCGAGTCGTCGTCGCAGCGCACCGAAGGGCCCGGATCTCGCCGGCAGCGCGAACCAGGAGACGGCCCCGCAGACCGCGATCGTCGCGGTCACGTGGTCAGGGTGTGTCGCGGCGTACCGCAGGGCCACGGGCGCGCCCATCGAATGGCCGATCACCACCGGCCGGTCCAGATCCAGCAGGGCCCGTACTCGGTCGACGGTGTCCACCATCGCGTCGAACGAGCATCCGTTCAGCCGCGCCTGGGAGTCGCCGAAGCCGGGAAGATCGATCGCGACGACGCGGTGTCTGCGGGCGAGGAACGGGATGGTCCGCGCCCAGTGGGTCCAGCTCCCGGCCATACCGTGGATGAGCAGTACCGGGCGGCCGGTGCCGGCTTCGACGTAGTGCACCTGCCGTCCGGCGATCCGGACCCGGCCGGATCTCGGGGCCGCCGTGTCGGGGCCTCCTGACGTGTCGGCAACCATCGACGTACCTCGCTTTCCGGTCGGCTCCGCCCCCGGTGGCGGCGATTCCCTCAATTTACTGCCTTCGGCATGAAATAGTGCACGTATCATGCACCATTGACCGAGAGGTGATGCCCGTGCCGATTCTCGTGGTCTCGGGAGTGCTCGAGCTGACCGTGGGTGTGCTCTCCGGATGGCTGATGCTGCTCGCGTCCGACCGCCCCGCCTGGCTGCGTGCCCTGGGTCTGCGCGACGCGGGCTATCTGCGCAAGGGACACCTCGATCTGCTGTTCATGGGCGTCATCCAGGTGGCGGTCGGGGTCGCGGTGTCCCCGCTGCCGCTGTGGATCGCGATACCGATCGTCCTCGGGGCGGTCGTGCAGCCGCTGTCCTTCTTCGCGCTCTCGGCCCGGCCGTCGCTGCGCGAGTCTGCCGTGTTCCAGGCCGCGGAGTTGTCGGTCTTCGTGGTGTTCACGGCCGGCTGGCTCGCGCTCGCCACGCTGGTCGTGCTCCGTGTCCGGTGAGCGCACCGGAGTGGCACACGAGGTCGATGTCGACGTCGTCCGTTCGCGACTGACCCGGTCGATCGTCGTCTCCAGCCTGCTCGGAGTGGTCGTGATGAGCGGCCTCGTCGGGTTCGCCCTGCCCGGGGCGGAGGTCTACACGAGGCAACTCGCACCGGTGAACTTCGTCCTGATGCCGGCGTACATCGCCGTCGCCTGCGCGTTCGCGGCCGTCTACGTGCCTCGTCGCGTCGCGCGCCGCCTGCGCGAGGTTCTGGCAGCCTCGGAGCCGAGCCGGCAGGACCGCCTCTTCGCGGTGTCGATCCCAGTCGTCCTCACTCGGGCACAGGCCCTCGCCTGGGGCGGCTCGTTGGTGCTGCTTCCGCCCGCCTACGGCTATGTCGACGCCCGCTTGTTCCCGGTCACCGCGGTGGCGATCGTCTGCGGCGGACTCGTCGTGTGCGCCAACAGCTATCTGTTGGCCGAGGCCATCGCACGACCGGTGTCCGCCTGGGCACTGGAAGGGGGGAACCCCCGACCGGACGGGGGATCGAACCTGTCCCTGCGGGCGCAGCTCGGCTGGCTCCTCGGTACCGGGGTGCCGTTGTTCGGGGTGATCCTGGTGGTGTCGGCGGAGATCCACTCCGGTGGATCGGACGTGGCGGTGTCGGTGCTGGCGATCGGCGTGGTCGGCCTCGTCGCCGGTCTCGTACTCATGATTCTCGCGAACCGCGCGATCGTCGCCCCCGTGCGTAGCGTGCGTGCCGCGATGGCCGCCGTCGAGAAGGGAGATCTCGACGTCGATGTCGTCGTGTTCGACGGCACCGAACTCGGTGACCTGCAGAGTGGATTCAACCGGATGGTCCGCGGGTTGCGCGAACGTGAGCGACTCCGCGACCTCCTCGATCGGCAGGTCGGCGCGCCCATCGCCGAGACCGCCGTGCGGAACGGCCCGGAGTTCGACGGGCAACTGCGCGATGTCGCGGTGCTGTTCGTCGACATCGTGGGCTCGACGGGGCTCGTCGAACGGTGCCCGCCGAAGGAGGCGGTTCGCCTCATCAACCAGTTCTTCCGGATCGTCGTCGGCGAGATCGCCGGTCACGGTGGCGTCGTCAACAAGTTCGAGGGGGACGGAGCGCTCGCGATCTTCGGTGCCCCCGAGGACCTCCCGGACGGCCGCTCGCGCGCGGTGGAGTCTGCCGCCGCCATCGTGCGGCGAGCCCGGGACGAGCAGGTGCCCTACCGCATCGCCATCGGCATCAGCGCGGGCACGGTGGTCGCCGGTCACGTGGGCACGGACACCAGGTTCGAATACACGGTGGTCGGCGCCGCCGTGCACGAGGCGGCACGCCTCTGCGAGGTGGCCAAGCGGAGAGGCTGGAGCGCAGCCGCGGCCGGATCGGCGATCGCCGGGACATCGATCGCGGCGGACGCATGGGTCGCGTGCGGGGAGATCGCGCTGCGCGGCCGGAGCCGACCCACGGCGGTGTACCGGCTCGCCGCCGCCGGACCGGGTGAACCGGTCGTCCCGCCGGGTGCGTCCGCCAGGGGCGCGAGCGCCCGTTAGTCGACAGCAGGGGCGGTCAGAACAGGCTGCGGGGCCGGATCGCGTTGGCCATGTCCACCAGGGCATACCGGTGGGTGCGCTCCTGGGCGCCACGGGCGAGGGCCCGCAGACACTTCTCGACGCCCCGGCGCAGGCCCTCCTCGGTGAACGGCACGCCCAGGATGGGGCTGTCGTCGGACGGCCGGTTCCCGCAGCGCATCCAGTCCAGGGCGGTCCCGAGTACGAGGGTGCGCATCTGTAGTGCACGACTCTCCTCGGCGGCGAGCAGGCTCACCCGCCGCGCCGATTCCCGCATCGCGGCCTCGTCGAGGTCGACCAGCGCCCCGGAGAGCCGGGTGAGCACCGCCGTCATCCGGGCCATGCTGTAGTGCCGCGAGCTCGCCGGTACCTGGTCGAGGACGGTGACCGCACCGTCGAGGTCGCTTCGTGCGGTCAACTGGCGCGCGAGCCCGAAGGCCGCGCTCACCATGCCGTGGTCGGTCAACCACACCGTCCGGTAGTACCGTTCGGCGAAGTCCCGCCACTGTCGCTGGTCGCTGCTGTCCCAGTGCTGGACGATCAGGTCCGCCGTCACGGCGAGTGCCAGTTTCGGTGCCGCCTCGCCGGGCGCGGCGGTGAGGGCCGCCTCGAAGTGGGAGAAGGCCGGCTCGTACTGGGCCTCCGTGAGCATCGTCAGGCCGGCGTACCAGTCGATGCGCCAATGACTTCCGATGTCCCGTTCCAGACGGTCGAGCAGATTCCGGGCGGTCTCCGGGTCTCCCAGATCGAGGTGGGCGACCACCTCCGCGAACGTGAGTTCGCGCGACAGTGCGACGCGTCCTTCGCCGGACTGGCGCTCGATTCCGCTCTCGCGGGCGTGCGCGATGGAGTCCAGGGTCTGTCGGGGTTCGGCCTGCACGGTGGCCGCGAGCAGACGCGCGTGCGGGTCTCCCGGATCGACGAGCAGGACGGGGAGGCCCTGGGCCACCGAGCGCGGATCGAGGGTGGGGTCGCGGACACGACCGTCGACGTAGACGTCGGTCTGCTCGACGAGCTCGTCCGTCCCGAACGTGTTGCGCGGACGGCTGAACACGGTGGACAGCCCCGGACGCTCCCGGCCGGTGCGTCCGGCCACGATCTCCCGGAGCACGCCCGTGGCCTGCCCTGCCATCTCCTCGGCGGATTCGAAGCGCTGCTTCGGGTCCGGGTCGGTCGCCCGGAGCAGCAGGCGGTGGAAGAACTCGTGCTCGGCGAGCAGAGGAGCTTCCTCCGGGGTCGGCAGGCCGCTGCGCAGCTTGCCCTTGTCCACCGGCATGTCGAGCGTGAGAACGGCGAGCGTGCGCCCGACCGTATAGATGTCCGTCGCCGGTGTGGGCCCGGTCTTGATGATCTCGGGTGCCTGATAACCCGGTGTCCCGTAGAGGTACCCGTAGTCCTCGATGCCCGCGACCGCACCGAGATCGATGAGTTCGAGCGAATCCTCGGTGACCATGACGTTCTCGGGCTTGAGATCGTTGTAGACCAGTCCGATCGAGTGCAGATACCCGAGCGCCGGGAGGATCTCGAGGACGTATCCGATCGCCTGGTCGACAGGCAGGCGGTGGTCGTCCGGCTGCGCGGACAACACGTCCCGCAGTGACGTCCCGCCCACGTACTCCATCACGATGTAGCCCATCGGGGTTCCGTCCGGGCGAGGGTGCTCGACGAAGTTGTAGATCTTCACGATGTTCGGGTGGGCGACCTCGGCGAGGAATTGCCGTTCCGCGACCGCGACCGCCTGTGCCTCGGCGTCGCCGAAATGCAGCAGTCCCTTGAGTACCACCCAACGATCGCTGACGTTGTGGTCGATCGCCAGGTAGATCCAGCCCAGTCCGCCGTAGGCGATGCAGCCCTGCACCTCGTACTGTCCGGCCACCAGGTCGCCGCGGCGCAGGAGCGGGCGGAAGTCGAACGTGGCGCCGCAGTGCGGGCACTGCCCGTACTCGGCGGACCGGGTGGAGGCGCTCTTGCGACCGACGGGGCGGGTGCATTTCCAGCAGAAGCGCTTTCGCTCCGGAACCTGCGGGTCGGCCATGACCGCAGCCGCCGGGTCGACGGTGCGGACGGCGGGGACCTCGACGAGCCCGCCGCCGAGCCGCATCCGGCCGCCGGAGCGGCTCAGCCGCGAGCGCACCGACCGCCCGGTACCGGAGTTGCCGGTTCGCGAGCCGCGCGAGGGCTCCGAACGTTGCACGGCAGCGGTGTCCGGGAGGTCGTCGGGTGCCTCGTCCGGCGCCGGCGGTGCGGTGCGGCGGGTGGTCTCCTCGTCGGGCGGCGCGGCGCGACGGGTGGTCTCGTCGTCGCCCCGATCCCGTTCGGGAGTGTTCGGATCCGTCACTGCTGCCTCAGTCCCGATAGGTGGCTGCCGGCGGGGCCGGTGCGGGCCCGAGCGTCGTCAGCCAGGTGTCGTAGAGCCGCGTCCAGGTGCCGTCCCGGCGAATCCGTTCGAGAGTCCCGTTGACGAACCGGACGAGATCGGTGGCGGCCGGGGGGATTCCGATTCCGTACGGCTCGATGCCGAGGCTGTCGCCGACGATTTCCAGATACGGGTCCTGGGACGCCAGTCCGGCCAGGATGGTGTCGTCGGTACTCACCGCATCGACCTGGTGCTGCTGCAGAACCACCAGGCAGTCGGACCACATCGGAACGGTGAGGATGCGGGCATCGGGGAGCAACTCCTGCAGGCGGGTCAGCGAGGTGGTTCCCCGTGCGACGCACACGGTGCGTCCGCCGAGGTCGTCGACACCGTCCACACCGGACCCGCCGACGACCAGAACCCGTTGGTGTGCCACGAAGTACTGGCTCGAGAACTCGACCGTCTGCCGACGCTCGCACGTGATCGTCATGGTCTTGGCGACGATGTCCACCGATCCTTCCTCCAGTGCACGCAGTCGGTCCGCGGAGGTGAGGATCTTGAAATCGAGGCGGTTCGGGTCGCCGAACAGGTCACGCGCCACCTCTCGCGCGATGTCCACGTCGAAACCCTGGACGGTGCCCGTGGACGGATCCCGGAAACTCATGAGATTGCTGCCGGTGTCGAGACCTACCACCAGGTGCCCGCGGGCCCGGATGGCGTCGACCGTCGGCATCGGTCCGGCGGGGTCGGGCCGCAGACTCGCGGTCGGGTCACCGCAGTCCGGTTCCGGATCGGTCACCGGAGGCAGCGGAGTCGCGAACTCCGCGCCGTTCGGCAATGGCGGTGCGGTGTAAGGATTTTCGCCGTCCTCGAGGGTGGCGACCGACGGCTGAGCGGTGGCGCACCCGGTGAGTGTCATCAGTACCACCGCGCCCAGCGCGAGGAGTGCCCGGGCGTTCATCGGTACTCCCGCAGCCGCGGCCAGAACCCGGCCACGATGCCGGCCAGTCCGATGACGGTGAGTACCACCGCGCCCTCCGCCAGAGCCGTGAGGACGTTCGACGCCGCGGCGATGTGGCTCCGCAACGTCTGCCGGGCGCCGACGATCCCGTCGGTGAGTGCGTCGTCGACCTCCTCGAACCGCGCGGGCGCGTCCGTCGGCCCGTTGCCCACCGCGATCGCCGCGGCAGCGGGATAGTCGCCGGCGTCGAGGAGGGAATCCATTCGTTCGTGGGCGCCCGCCCAGTCGCGCCACGCGAGGAGGGCGCGTTCGACCTCGGCCCGCGCGACGGTCACCGAATCACTCGGTGGATACGCCGAGAGCACCTCCGTCAGGTGTGCCGACTTCTCCCGGTACGCCTCGTCGTACGGTGCGTCACCCTCCCTGCGCACCAGCTTCAACGTCTCCTCCGCACGCACCTGTTGCGCGGTGATCCGGGCGTCGGTCAGCTCGTGCAACGGCGTCGCGCCCCGGGTCAGGGCGCGACCGGTGTCCAGGGAGGAGAACAGGCCCGCCACCATCAGCCACGCGAGCAGGACGACCGCGGACGCCGAGGCGACCATCAATCCCGGATTCAACGTCCGTCTGCTGTGCCGGGTCATCGCCATCTGGCTCGCGACCAGCGCGAGCACCGTCACCAGCAGGACGGCGAAGGCCGGCCAGGGTGGGCGTGAATAGGACCGCTGGGTGTCTGCGACCCGGCGTTCCTGGTTCGCGTGCAGCTCCTGTGCCATCGGCAGCACCGTCGTCTGCAGCAGTGTCGACGCCTCGCCGAGATAGGCCGATCCCACCGGATTTCCCGCTCGGTTGTTGGCTCGGGCCGTCTCGACCAGCCCGGTGTAGGTGGTCAACCCCGACGAGATCGACGCCAGCAGGCGGGCGTTGTCGACATCGGTCGAGGCCAGCCCCGCCGTGGCGTACACCAGTTCCGCGGAGGCGACGGCGACGGCACGCAGGTACCGGTCCCGGACCTCCTCCGGCTCGAGGCCCCGCGAGATGAACGCCGTCGTCGCCGACGCGTCCGCGACGGACAGCGCGCTGTAGAGGTTCTGGGCAGAATTGGCGAGGGGTTCCGTCTCGGCCAGCAGGGTCTGCAGCGTGGCCTCCCGCCCGTTGACGGTCGCGACCGTGACGATCCCCGAGGTCAGGGTGAGCAGCAGCAGGACGATCCCCGTCGCGGTGAGGCGGGCCGG
This genomic interval from Rhodococcus triatomae contains the following:
- a CDS encoding acyl-CoA dehydrogenase family protein, with product MTVTISDVDERVEFSTLLDSVFDERVNGLIEEADRTGTFPRQIIAALGDAEVFARKWQRGHVPDLHLLFALAERLGRTGSAGISVGVSLHDSAIAILRRFARSDMLVDLTERAIRGDAVVCLGASEAGGGSDLQVVQSTATPVPGGYRVRGAKKFVSLSTVADVVLVVVRAGDTARSAGELALIALDRNDVEVGPAYEKLGAHCLETAPITFDVEVPAEALVARAGTGLAALSWGLAQERLSIAGQVVGACDLAMGITVARLKSREQFGSRLFDHQALRLRFADLQARLDVLRWALQGLAASGQVPSIRAASGLKVTAARLGEEVMSECLHVFAGAGYLVGQAPVEKWWREMKLARVGGGADEVLWELVATGLTPDFDGYARTVSE
- a CDS encoding wax ester/triacylglycerol synthase domain-containing protein; this encodes MTALTNASAADEASLTGLDEFFLGIESARRPTHWALVFELSTDGAEITADELTERIRERVATSGLFRLALSGTGRRAPRLVEAVDWDPARNVEICRTVGDEAGDALVERLMSEPLPRDRPLWRVVAVEQERPRRRRIVLAVHHCMSDGIAGAGFARLLADGDEAGLAHLDRYVDSDRFRWSSPGRAVVSRAARSFVASWRGARRSPGLAPLASGQRRVRTAAVPAVDFRASAVANGAGSADYLLVLVEESLRRAAEIAGLEPGPGRDGVRVLTPATLDPSLRHTGNAVSMTLVNLTLAPRSRVDALGEIRAQLVSATESGTQHAIPAVSALGAHLPWGLRKAASRRTVATIRPDIHVGLNPAYHSIRTVLGREVGSIRPVSPLLGNSLSVTSVLTGAELSVGITWDPVALGDFGADFAAALVHAVSVAS
- a CDS encoding MMPL family transporter produces the protein MQDKKFRRLILILWPVVLVALGIPALAVHDRVGEPNLTVSGSASERADQILDERFPGSTAVAILLEGPADQVRIQGTRLATELDGAGYGPVVTPWTDDSVADVLAPEPGTALLLAMTGGSEGAMKDADVIVDRVDEVIADPVAASITGEGVVGSALEEAGVRELRKGELYALPLLIVILLLVFRSLLAAAIPIVIGGSVLIATSGVLSVLAGAVSLDSLAISIASMMSLALGVDYSLLIVSRFREELARGLQPWEAAALARRTAGRTVVEAGCVLLAAVSAALLVAPGPFLVSATVAVGAAAVMSVIAAVGIVPVLLGFAGRRINGRRGTRTQETEGGVVLRACRLALRRPVPVGLLVLLVLIPLSLPALGMRTGTPGVELLTKGERALADYTRISEVMGPGWSAPFIVVAQNPDGPVTTPALLTELSELEGELRETEGVAEVLGAGAVADRLLSVESLDPPALLSAARSAGVDVGPMIAQSPNVLQSGYLGLAALDGARSDLRGLAATVVNIDLGGDTARFVVVPDAPAGSPEAVRLSDELRSAAESLAGSTGMTVVVGGSGQLVVDFGKEITRLVPLLLLVLSGASYLVLVVLLRSLLVPLVAVLLNVLTVGAAFGVLALLYDGTVGPEQVPVYIAGTAVLGIMGIMFGLSIDYQVFMLSRIREAWLRTGDPIAAINGGIVGTARVITGAALVMIAVFTGFALTTFPVNRQLGIGLVVAVLVDATLLRLLLLPGALKLLGARAWWWPGTPRPQVRTEVEPERQELVRAGE
- a CDS encoding alpha/beta fold hydrolase; this translates as MVADTSGGPDTAAPRSGRVRIAGRQVHYVEAGTGRPVLLIHGMAGSWTHWARTIPFLARRHRVVAIDLPGFGDSQARLNGCSFDAMVDTVDRVRALLDLDRPVVIGHSMGAPVALRYAATHPDHVTATIAVCGAVSWFALPARSGPFGALRRRLDPANTAVLFEVLTAGVPVPTALRRVVARHDTLRRAALWPYLAGPNNDEETASLLLAGAGSAGALPTVASIALADPFDRLDRIRCPVLCVGTAHDRVSPPRLVRALAERIPSAENATIPHCGHLPMLEQPGAFHAVVDGYLRRHT
- a CDS encoding adenylate/guanylate cyclase domain-containing protein, giving the protein MSGERTGVAHEVDVDVVRSRLTRSIVVSSLLGVVVMSGLVGFALPGAEVYTRQLAPVNFVLMPAYIAVACAFAAVYVPRRVARRLREVLAASEPSRQDRLFAVSIPVVLTRAQALAWGGSLVLLPPAYGYVDARLFPVTAVAIVCGGLVVCANSYLLAEAIARPVSAWALEGGNPRPDGGSNLSLRAQLGWLLGTGVPLFGVILVVSAEIHSGGSDVAVSVLAIGVVGLVAGLVLMILANRAIVAPVRSVRAAMAAVEKGDLDVDVVVFDGTELGDLQSGFNRMVRGLRERERLRDLLDRQVGAPIAETAVRNGPEFDGQLRDVAVLFVDIVGSTGLVERCPPKEAVRLINQFFRIVVGEIAGHGGVVNKFEGDGALAIFGAPEDLPDGRSRAVESAAAIVRRARDEQVPYRIAIGISAGTVVAGHVGTDTRFEYTVVGAAVHEAARLCEVAKRRGWSAAAAGSAIAGTSIAADAWVACGEIALRGRSRPTAVYRLAAAGPGEPVVPPGASARGASAR
- a CDS encoding serine/threonine-protein kinase, encoding MTDPNTPERDRGDDETTRRAAPPDEETTRRTAPPAPDEAPDDLPDTAAVQRSEPSRGSRTGNSGTGRSVRSRLSRSGGRMRLGGGLVEVPAVRTVDPAAAVMADPQVPERKRFCWKCTRPVGRKSASTRSAEYGQCPHCGATFDFRPLLRRGDLVAGQYEVQGCIAYGGLGWIYLAIDHNVSDRWVVLKGLLHFGDAEAQAVAVAERQFLAEVAHPNIVKIYNFVEHPRPDGTPMGYIVMEYVGGTSLRDVLSAQPDDHRLPVDQAIGYVLEILPALGYLHSIGLVYNDLKPENVMVTEDSLELIDLGAVAGIEDYGYLYGTPGYQAPEIIKTGPTPATDIYTVGRTLAVLTLDMPVDKGKLRSGLPTPEEAPLLAEHEFFHRLLLRATDPDPKQRFESAEEMAGQATGVLREIVAGRTGRERPGLSTVFSRPRNTFGTDELVEQTDVYVDGRVRDPTLDPRSVAQGLPVLLVDPGDPHARLLAATVQAEPRQTLDSIAHARESGIERQSGEGRVALSRELTFAEVVAHLDLGDPETARNLLDRLERDIGSHWRIDWYAGLTMLTEAQYEPAFSHFEAALTAAPGEAAPKLALAVTADLIVQHWDSSDQRQWRDFAERYYRTVWLTDHGMVSAAFGLARQLTARSDLDGAVTVLDQVPASSRHYSMARMTAVLTRLSGALVDLDEAAMRESARRVSLLAAEESRALQMRTLVLGTALDWMRCGNRPSDDSPILGVPFTEEGLRRGVEKCLRALARGAQERTHRYALVDMANAIRPRSLF